From a single Alloactinosynnema sp. L-07 genomic region:
- a CDS encoding polymorphic toxin-type HINT domain-containing protein has translation MGASSRASSRERMLVVVLAVALSVTGLPVFASSAAAQRGLPAGASTDRPSQVAGHGAGRGHEVTGGEPQTSEPAPNTRPEVVGARVPAADPAIPGADVRATVSEVPKRFGGFDPNRSTEDTAKRTTTTTEFANPDGTRTRRVYAGERYKKGADGKLAPIDTALVRGADGRARPKHGSKVDIAGRGSDAALVAMDLASGRVELGLEQSADVAVDAGGHGQGKAKFRGIRPGADLEFTTAGWGVKEDIVLHSANAPTVWDFTLKLTGGLRAEVDPKTGAVRFVSPKGVVEGLIPPGFMTDSAIDPRSGEGARSNGVRYSVTKEQGRTRLRVEIDAAWLADKARVFPVYVDPTLRDNVDADDTYVMSNATPGVSAWETELKAGTWDGGGHVAASYLHFNEAFNSLRNHQILGASLNVHEIYSYCCPPSARDLYVFRVTQPWGTEVDRWPGPAFDWSSVGVINASYGTTAAWLTIPLLTEPMTRWVHGVEAFHGFRLGASYSDSYGWKRFSSAQSPQAGNVPFLDISYSVEGASYALATGGFTTQVTGTTDGVLPVNATNWGVSTWPTASSGASTYVLRQSIYNGAGEEMISKLGSSGLVNYSQFNVPSATGPHQTVKIDVKVPMLPPGTYRTVLGMAQSGALCSSGCAYAPFGDVPRFEATFTVPNTPPTITAHHPANNATVDSLRPTLWAAYSDPDNWPNTGKKYWFEACGGPSNAPVRCANSGWQDQPNWTVANGPFRWSDGGHWYVKLSDNNSESDKLGPFHLTPVVPQPQITSRLVGTADGGDLAGVNPQAGNFGAGVLDAQVSVPGPPLSVRRTYNSQDPRVTGAFGAGWTTSLDQRLVDDGDGSGNVVATLATGLQLRFGRNADGTFAPPPGVNLTLVRTATDSTVRDATGTRRVFDTVGRLTKVVDASGNTQSLVYDGTSTQVSTIKDDITGRALRLTWAGGHVTAIAADPPAVGAAAPTWAYTYAGDRLTSACLPHDPNGCTAYDYTESAHYRSAVLDDNPAAYWTLGEASGSTANNQAARTTGEGNGTYQNVAQGQPGAIGGSTDFGATFDAASGSTVSAPSELLSKSMAFGVEMWFKAEPGKAGVLATEQNTDMGTPPTMYTPLLYVANGGKLRGNLWTTTGSAQMVSAGRVDDGQWHHVVLSAAVDTHTLWLDGQQIGQITGRPVHHDFMPKVLVGNGWTNVWPDAPAGYFPFTGSIDEVAFYQHALGANAVRAHHRLRAPTHRLSKVTEPGGFVATQVGYDGQGGRVTSLTDRASATWNLDLPVVGDKVRSVTLRSSVRSDITYTYDTENGNRIKERRDALGSTKWEYNANGFVHKTIDPLGWTTYTDTDARGNIIRTARWLGRWSYRGYAYYLNAADPLDPRNDTLLWQTNGQGWGHEEAHKTSYEVDAAGRVVKVTYPKPSGVTTSPVETHAYANGTETSVDGGKVPAGKLLRHTDTRGGITQYYYWKTGDFGSVVDPVNLRHEHGYDALGRVTQRTASMKVDGAWVYTGTTSYEYNALSQVTKTTEPSVTNTVTGVAHQRVSTVKYDAAARRAEETVSDAVGGDAPRTTKYGYDPAGRLTSVTGPDNTVTRQEWDAAGDRVKTIDAGGRVLEHRYDDRHLLTETTAVGAGVDPLDAASTRLVVESRAYDVLGRVASVVDAQGRERKLTYHGNGPLNREILVKRNAQGVATEETLAWRNYDHAGNVADFWSRFASSHTFVYDDANLLQAEVDDSGFLRRGATYVRDAAGNVISERKHTGIAFQSLSAHANSMDPGQPDTSQIDGVGARFADNDKSWTYRFQLPTPSNSLSGATRSYTSMKVALRLSNQYLVEGSADGVTWTELARETRPITDTSNLAEHVFDLAPFMANKLPRVRVRDAKPADGWGGRVSSVRLEAAEAAAPTNSTRYEYDAANRQTAIVVENPGATPAELRSVITRDPRGKIVAGTDPAGATTDYTYDAVGRMVSTTQPAVDTWVAGVRTPGTRAANTVGYNAYGDVTEQRDPLGSVTRTQVDALGRPTSVTSPDYTQPGGATLTATATTRYDERGLPVEAIDPRGGVSTVAYDYFGRPTSRTQPDPDGTGPAQAPVSTLAYDRVGQVLRVTDATGAVVESTYDALGNPLTNTRAERVDGQTVYFTTNHERNSKGWLTKTTTPTGVQTRFGYNQVGELSDVTGPDGVVTWMQYDHAGRLLDRMVGDRQGISLRYDAAGRLVKETDHTATGWAGFSAPLRTRTYGYDAASRRTETLSAEGRRTQWGYDAAGRTTAITQFATANDPVTVQLGYDAAGHRTRMVDGNGKATDYTYTRWGALESIIEPATAAHTAASNRTWTTTYDVAGRPVKDALPGGVTVERAFDGLGRLTGETGAGTVAATAPKSLSYDAAGRITRFSGPGGDTTVTWNDRGLLTGTSGGSGTASFAYDGDGRMVNRTDKTGTTTFGYDTAGRLASTADPLTGRTLSYGYDSLSRITSVGYGAGAATRGFEYDDLSRVTGEKLAKPDGTVTTSTAYAYDRDDLMTGKTVAGLTGAGGNTYAYDGLGRLASWLGPDGDQRTYGWDKASNRTTVTSASGTVTSTFDARNRLLSTSGPSVPTVTNTYKARGVLASTETPAGLAEYQFDAFERLTSATKGGASAAYAYDALDRLVTRNGAAFSYAGLANDPVAMPSGGGESLISRDAGGAPVSDRTSGGTTRSVLTEAGHGDVTGAFDPATGLPVASTAFTPFGDPASVSGERPALGYQAGYTDPLTGHVNAHARWYDPSQSVFVSRDTWTLEPSPVAQANRYTYGNGSPMSHSDPSGHLVWFVPVILVVIGTGAAVGTGAVIANQMKPSQSTVYVPWCTYAGGCGNNRTQADNDFRQSERNSLTPPTPNPGTKPTGTKPNGTKPGGTKGGNNGSGKPSGTPGKAAPPPPPPPPPVAVVNNNKQTPRPSTTQTLPNTNRPNPSAPPTGTPVVVTGLAGQPVVGYLVTDANGSEAADCGARCQIANGIFSLGEYAFNAGADVVGVGVNALECTVGLLENSQPCKDNINSVVGTVDYALSDPLGYGGSVLDGATKDVRDKWNSGNYGGAVGASLGMLGDLLLGSHGAGNARHLDAPSCKPGKSFIPGTGVLMADGTTKRIEDIRPGDKVAAADPETGERGAREVTATRVDSDLKRLVRITVDGGAVVTATDGHPFWSPGRSEWVRADELRPGDDLLTSDGRQVLVFGTQLRYQNATVHNFTVADLHTYHVLAGDTPVLVHNSGCEELDGQREYDVFDPDTGNKITDIDHFDGGVLWEEKSAFYADDSWMVKQVDVKLANYLKAREHVPGYENAPIGFRFTSSQMDPRFRSALEAHFDALRTAYPDLDLRLEFTG, from the coding sequence ATGGGGGCTTCTTCGCGCGCGTCCTCGCGCGAGCGGATGCTGGTCGTCGTCCTCGCTGTCGCGTTGAGCGTCACCGGCTTGCCCGTGTTCGCGTCCTCGGCTGCGGCGCAGCGTGGGCTTCCGGCCGGCGCGAGCACCGACCGGCCGAGCCAGGTGGCGGGCCACGGCGCGGGCCGCGGCCACGAGGTCACCGGCGGCGAGCCGCAGACCAGCGAACCCGCGCCCAACACCCGCCCGGAGGTGGTCGGGGCGCGGGTTCCGGCCGCCGACCCCGCCATTCCCGGGGCCGATGTGCGCGCGACGGTCAGCGAGGTGCCGAAGCGGTTCGGCGGGTTCGACCCGAACCGCTCCACTGAGGACACCGCCAAGCGCACCACGACCACCACCGAGTTCGCCAACCCCGACGGGACCCGCACGCGCCGGGTGTACGCCGGTGAGCGGTACAAGAAGGGCGCCGACGGCAAGCTCGCGCCGATCGACACCGCCCTCGTGCGGGGCGCCGACGGTCGGGCCCGGCCCAAGCACGGGTCCAAAGTCGACATCGCGGGCCGGGGTTCGGACGCCGCCCTGGTGGCGATGGACCTGGCGTCGGGCCGGGTCGAACTCGGCCTGGAGCAGTCCGCCGACGTGGCCGTCGACGCGGGTGGGCACGGGCAGGGCAAGGCGAAGTTCCGCGGCATCCGGCCCGGCGCCGACCTGGAGTTCACCACGGCAGGCTGGGGCGTCAAGGAGGACATCGTCCTGCACTCGGCGAACGCGCCGACGGTGTGGGACTTCACGCTGAAGCTGACCGGCGGACTGCGCGCCGAGGTGGACCCGAAGACCGGCGCGGTGCGGTTCGTGTCGCCGAAAGGCGTGGTCGAGGGGCTGATCCCGCCCGGGTTCATGACCGACTCGGCGATCGACCCGCGCTCTGGCGAGGGTGCCCGGTCCAACGGCGTGCGGTACAGCGTGACCAAGGAGCAGGGCCGCACCCGGCTGCGGGTGGAGATCGACGCGGCGTGGCTGGCCGACAAGGCGCGCGTGTTCCCGGTCTATGTCGACCCGACCCTGCGCGACAACGTCGACGCCGACGACACGTATGTCATGTCGAACGCCACCCCGGGCGTGAGCGCGTGGGAGACCGAGCTGAAGGCGGGCACCTGGGACGGCGGCGGCCACGTCGCGGCGTCCTACCTGCACTTCAACGAGGCATTCAACAGTCTGCGCAACCACCAGATCCTCGGCGCCTCGCTGAACGTGCACGAGATCTACTCGTATTGCTGCCCGCCCAGCGCGCGCGACCTGTACGTGTTCCGAGTGACCCAGCCGTGGGGCACCGAGGTCGACCGCTGGCCGGGCCCGGCGTTCGACTGGTCGTCCGTCGGCGTGATCAACGCCTCCTACGGCACCACGGCGGCCTGGCTGACCATCCCGCTGCTCACCGAGCCCATGACCCGCTGGGTGCACGGCGTGGAAGCGTTCCACGGCTTCCGCCTCGGCGCGTCGTACTCCGACTCCTACGGCTGGAAGCGATTCTCCTCGGCGCAGTCGCCGCAGGCGGGCAACGTGCCTTTCCTCGACATCAGCTACTCGGTGGAGGGCGCGTCCTACGCGCTGGCGACCGGCGGGTTCACCACGCAGGTGACCGGGACGACCGACGGCGTGCTGCCGGTCAACGCCACCAACTGGGGCGTGAGCACCTGGCCGACCGCGAGCAGCGGCGCGAGCACCTACGTGCTGCGGCAGTCGATCTACAACGGCGCGGGCGAGGAGATGATCTCCAAGCTCGGTTCGTCCGGCCTGGTGAACTACAGCCAGTTCAACGTGCCGTCGGCGACCGGCCCGCACCAGACGGTCAAGATCGATGTGAAGGTGCCGATGCTGCCGCCGGGCACCTACCGGACGGTGCTGGGCATGGCGCAGTCGGGGGCGCTGTGCTCCAGTGGGTGCGCGTACGCCCCGTTCGGGGATGTGCCGCGGTTCGAGGCGACGTTCACCGTGCCGAACACACCGCCGACGATCACCGCACACCACCCGGCGAACAACGCCACCGTCGACTCGCTGCGCCCGACGCTGTGGGCGGCCTACAGCGACCCGGACAACTGGCCGAACACGGGGAAGAAGTACTGGTTCGAGGCGTGCGGCGGGCCGTCGAACGCGCCGGTGCGCTGCGCGAACTCCGGTTGGCAGGACCAGCCCAACTGGACTGTCGCGAATGGACCATTCCGGTGGAGCGACGGCGGCCACTGGTACGTCAAGCTCTCGGACAACAACAGCGAGAGCGACAAACTCGGCCCCTTCCACCTTACCCCGGTGGTGCCGCAGCCGCAGATCACCTCGCGACTGGTGGGCACCGCCGACGGCGGCGACCTGGCCGGGGTGAACCCACAGGCGGGCAACTTCGGCGCCGGGGTGCTCGACGCGCAGGTGTCGGTGCCTGGCCCGCCGCTGTCGGTGCGCCGCACCTACAACTCGCAGGACCCGCGCGTCACCGGCGCCTTCGGCGCGGGCTGGACGACCTCGCTCGACCAGCGCCTGGTCGACGACGGTGACGGCTCGGGCAACGTGGTAGCCACCCTGGCCACGGGGCTGCAGTTGCGGTTCGGCCGCAACGCCGACGGCACCTTCGCCCCTCCGCCCGGGGTGAACCTGACCCTGGTGCGCACCGCGACCGACTCGACCGTGCGCGACGCGACCGGCACCCGCCGGGTGTTCGACACCGTGGGCAGGCTCACCAAGGTCGTCGACGCCTCGGGAAACACCCAGTCGCTGGTCTACGACGGCACCTCGACCCAGGTGTCGACGATCAAGGATGACATCACCGGCCGGGCGCTGCGCCTGACCTGGGCAGGCGGGCACGTCACCGCGATCGCGGCCGACCCGCCCGCCGTCGGGGCCGCCGCGCCGACCTGGGCCTACACCTACGCCGGGGACCGGCTGACCAGCGCGTGTCTGCCGCACGACCCGAACGGGTGCACCGCCTACGACTACACCGAGTCCGCGCACTACCGCTCGGCGGTGTTGGACGACAACCCGGCCGCCTACTGGACGCTGGGTGAGGCGAGCGGCTCCACGGCCAACAACCAGGCCGCCCGCACCACCGGCGAGGGCAACGGCACTTACCAGAACGTCGCCCAGGGGCAGCCGGGCGCGATCGGCGGGTCGACCGACTTCGGCGCCACGTTCGACGCCGCCAGTGGCTCGACCGTCTCCGCGCCGTCCGAGCTGCTCAGCAAGTCCATGGCCTTCGGCGTGGAGATGTGGTTCAAGGCCGAGCCCGGCAAGGCGGGCGTGCTCGCCACCGAGCAGAACACCGACATGGGCACGCCGCCGACGATGTACACGCCGCTGCTCTACGTCGCCAACGGCGGCAAGCTGCGCGGTAACCTCTGGACGACCACCGGCAGCGCGCAGATGGTGTCCGCGGGCCGGGTCGATGACGGCCAGTGGCACCACGTGGTGTTGTCGGCGGCCGTGGACACCCACACCCTGTGGCTCGACGGGCAGCAGATCGGCCAGATCACCGGGCGTCCCGTGCACCACGACTTCATGCCGAAGGTGTTGGTGGGCAACGGTTGGACGAACGTGTGGCCCGACGCGCCCGCCGGGTACTTCCCGTTCACCGGGTCGATCGACGAGGTCGCGTTCTACCAGCACGCCCTCGGCGCCAACGCGGTGCGGGCCCACCACCGGCTGCGTGCGCCGACCCACCGGCTGAGCAAGGTCACCGAGCCCGGTGGCTTCGTGGCCACCCAGGTCGGCTACGACGGGCAGGGCGGGCGCGTGACCTCGCTGACCGACCGCGCGAGCGCGACCTGGAATCTTGACCTGCCGGTCGTCGGCGACAAGGTCCGCTCGGTCACGCTGCGGTCGAGCGTGCGCAGCGACATCACCTATACCTACGACACCGAGAACGGCAACCGGATCAAGGAGCGCCGCGACGCGCTCGGCTCGACCAAGTGGGAGTACAACGCCAACGGATTCGTCCACAAGACGATCGATCCGCTGGGCTGGACGACCTACACCGACACCGACGCGCGCGGCAACATCATCCGCACCGCGCGGTGGCTGGGCCGGTGGAGCTACCGCGGCTACGCCTACTACCTCAACGCCGCCGACCCGCTCGACCCGCGCAACGACACCCTGCTCTGGCAGACCAACGGCCAGGGCTGGGGGCATGAGGAAGCGCACAAGACCAGCTACGAGGTCGACGCCGCGGGCCGTGTGGTGAAGGTGACCTACCCGAAGCCCTCGGGCGTGACGACCAGCCCGGTCGAGACGCACGCCTACGCCAACGGCACCGAGACATCGGTCGACGGCGGCAAGGTCCCGGCGGGCAAGCTGCTGCGCCACACCGACACCCGCGGCGGGATCACCCAGTACTACTACTGGAAGACCGGCGACTTTGGCAGCGTGGTCGACCCGGTCAACCTGCGCCACGAGCACGGCTACGACGCGCTCGGCCGGGTCACCCAGCGGACCGCGTCGATGAAGGTCGACGGCGCGTGGGTCTACACGGGAACGACAAGCTACGAGTACAACGCGCTCTCCCAGGTCACCAAGACCACCGAGCCGTCGGTCACCAACACCGTCACCGGCGTGGCCCACCAGCGCGTGTCGACGGTCAAGTACGACGCCGCGGCCAGGCGCGCCGAGGAGACGGTGTCCGACGCCGTCGGCGGCGACGCGCCCCGCACCACCAAGTACGGCTATGACCCGGCGGGCCGCCTCACCTCGGTCACCGGGCCGGACAACACCGTCACCCGCCAGGAATGGGACGCCGCGGGCGACCGCGTCAAGACCATCGACGCGGGCGGCCGTGTCCTCGAACACCGCTACGACGACCGCCACCTGCTGACCGAGACCACCGCCGTGGGTGCCGGGGTCGACCCGCTCGACGCCGCCAGCACCAGGCTGGTCGTGGAATCGCGCGCCTACGACGTGCTCGGCCGCGTCGCCTCGGTCGTGGACGCCCAGGGCCGCGAGCGGAAACTGACCTACCACGGCAACGGGCCGCTCAACCGCGAGATCCTGGTCAAGCGGAACGCCCAGGGCGTGGCCACGGAGGAAACCCTCGCGTGGCGCAACTACGACCACGCGGGCAACGTCGCGGACTTCTGGAGCCGGTTCGCCAGCTCGCACACCTTCGTCTACGACGACGCCAACCTGCTGCAGGCCGAGGTCGACGACAGCGGCTTCCTGCGCCGGGGCGCGACCTACGTGCGGGACGCGGCGGGCAACGTGATCTCCGAACGCAAGCACACCGGCATCGCGTTCCAGAGCCTGAGCGCGCACGCGAACTCGATGGATCCGGGCCAGCCTGACACCTCACAGATCGATGGGGTGGGCGCGCGGTTCGCCGACAACGACAAGTCCTGGACCTACCGGTTCCAGCTCCCGACGCCGTCCAACTCGCTCAGCGGCGCCACTCGGTCGTACACATCGATGAAGGTCGCGCTGCGGCTGTCGAACCAGTACCTGGTCGAGGGCAGCGCCGATGGGGTGACCTGGACCGAGTTGGCCCGCGAGACCAGGCCGATCACCGACACCTCCAACCTGGCCGAGCACGTGTTCGACCTGGCCCCGTTCATGGCGAACAAGCTGCCCCGAGTCCGGGTGCGGGACGCCAAGCCCGCCGACGGCTGGGGCGGCCGGGTGTCGTCGGTGCGCCTGGAGGCCGCCGAGGCCGCGGCCCCGACCAACTCCACCCGCTACGAATACGACGCGGCGAACCGCCAGACGGCCATCGTCGTCGAGAACCCGGGCGCCACACCGGCCGAGCTGCGTTCGGTGATCACCCGGGACCCGCGCGGCAAGATCGTCGCAGGCACCGATCCGGCGGGCGCCACCACCGACTACACCTACGACGCCGTCGGCAGGATGGTCAGCACCACGCAACCCGCCGTCGACACCTGGGTGGCCGGTGTGCGCACGCCGGGGACCCGGGCCGCGAACACGGTCGGCTACAACGCCTACGGCGACGTGACCGAACAGCGCGATCCGCTGGGCTCGGTCACCCGGACCCAGGTCGACGCCCTTGGCCGCCCGACCTCGGTGACCTCACCGGACTACACCCAGCCGGGCGGCGCGACGCTGACCGCGACCGCGACGACCCGCTATGACGAGCGGGGGCTGCCGGTCGAGGCGATCGACCCGCGCGGCGGGGTGTCGACGGTGGCCTACGACTACTTCGGCAGGCCCACCAGCCGCACCCAGCCCGACCCGGACGGCACCGGTCCCGCGCAGGCCCCAGTGTCCACTTTGGCCTATGACAGGGTCGGCCAGGTGCTGCGCGTCACCGACGCGACCGGCGCCGTCGTCGAGTCGACCTACGACGCGTTGGGCAACCCGCTCACCAACACCCGCGCCGAGCGCGTGGACGGCCAGACCGTCTACTTCACCACCAACCACGAGCGCAACAGCAAGGGCTGGCTGACCAAGACCACCACACCCACGGGCGTGCAGACCAGGTTCGGCTACAACCAGGTCGGCGAGCTCAGCGACGTGACCGGCCCGGACGGCGTGGTGACGTGGATGCAGTACGACCACGCGGGCAGGCTGCTCGACCGGATGGTCGGCGACCGCCAGGGCATCAGCCTGCGCTACGACGCGGCGGGCCGCCTGGTCAAGGAGACCGACCACACCGCGACCGGCTGGGCCGGGTTCTCCGCGCCGCTGCGCACCCGCACCTACGGCTACGACGCCGCGAGCAGGCGCACCGAGACCCTCAGCGCCGAGGGCAGGCGCACGCAGTGGGGCTACGACGCCGCGGGCCGCACCACCGCCATCACCCAGTTCGCCACGGCGAACGACCCGGTGACGGTGCAGCTCGGCTATGACGCGGCGGGGCACCGCACGCGCATGGTCGACGGCAACGGCAAAGCGACCGACTACACCTACACCCGGTGGGGTGCGCTCGAATCGATCATCGAGCCCGCCACCGCCGCGCACACCGCGGCCTCGAACCGGACCTGGACCACGACCTACGACGTCGCGGGCCGCCCGGTCAAGGACGCGCTGCCCGGCGGGGTCACCGTCGAGCGCGCCTTCGACGGACTTGGCAGACTCACCGGCGAGACCGGCGCGGGCACTGTCGCCGCGACCGCGCCGAAATCGCTGTCGTACGACGCCGCGGGCCGGATCACCCGGTTCTCGGGGCCGGGCGGGGACACCACCGTCACCTGGAACGACCGCGGCCTGCTCACCGGCACCTCGGGCGGGTCGGGCACGGCGTCGTTCGCCTACGACGGCGACGGGAGGATGGTCAACCGGACCGACAAGACGGGCACCACGACCTTCGGCTATGACACGGCGGGTCGGCTCGCGAGCACGGCCGACCCGCTGACCGGCCGCACCCTGTCCTACGGCTATGACTCGCTCAGCCGGATCACCTCGGTCGGCTACGGCGCCGGGGCGGCCACCCGCGGCTTCGAGTACGACGACCTGAGCCGCGTCACCGGGGAGAAGCTGGCCAAGCCGGACGGCACGGTTACCACGTCGACCGCCTATGCCTACGACCGCGACGACCTGATGACCGGCAAGACCGTCGCGGGCCTGACCGGAGCCGGTGGCAACACCTACGCCTACGACGGCCTCGGCAGGCTCGCATCGTGGCTCGGCCCGGACGGCGACCAGCGGACCTACGGCTGGGACAAGGCGTCCAACCGCACCACGGTGACCTCGGCGAGCGGGACCGTGACGTCGACCTTCGACGCGCGCAACCGGCTGCTGTCGACCTCGGGGCCGTCGGTGCCGACGGTCACCAACACCTACAAGGCCCGCGGCGTGCTGGCCTCGACCGAGACCCCCGCGGGCCTGGCCGAGTACCAGTTCGACGCGTTCGAGCGGCTGACCAGCGCCACCAAGGGCGGCGCGTCGGCGGCCTACGCCTACGACGCGCTTGACCGCCTGGTAACCCGAAACGGCGCCGCGTTCAGCTACGCAGGCCTCGCCAACGACCCGGTGGCCATGCCTTCGGGCGGCGGGGAGTCGCTGATCTCCCGCGACGCAGGGGGAGCCCCCGTGTCCGACCGGACCTCCGGCGGTACGACCCGATCCGTGCTGACCGAGGCGGGCCACGGCGACGTCACCGGCGCGTTCGACCCGGCCACCGGGCTGCCGGTCGCCTCGACGGCGTTCACCCCGTTCGGTGACCCGGCCTCGGTGTCGGGGGAGCGGCCCGCGCTGGGCTACCAGGCCGGGTACACCGACCCGCTGACCGGGCACGTCAACGCGCACGCGCGCTGGTACGACCCGAGCCAGTCGGTGTTCGTCTCGCGGGACACCTGGACGCTCGAACCCAGTCCGGTGGCGCAGGCGAACCGCTACACCTACGGCAACGGCAGCCCGATGAGCCACAGTGACCCCTCGGGTCATCTCGTCTGGTTCGTCCCCGTCATCCTTGTCGTCATCGGCACTGGTGCCGCGGTGGGGACCGGGGCGGTCATCGCCAACCAGATGAAGCCGTCGCAGTCGACGGTCTATGTCCCGTGGTGCACCTACGCGGGCGGGTGTGGCAACAACCGCACGCAGGCCGACAACGACTTCCGACAGAGTGAACGGAACTCGCTCACTCCACCGACTCCCAACCCTGGCACGAAGCCGACCGGAACCAAACCGAACGGAACCAAACCCGGCGGCACCAAGGGCGGCAACAACGGCAGTGGCAAGCCCAGCGGGACCCCAGGCAAGGCCGCCCCGCCGCCGCCGCCTCCGCCTCCGCCGGTCGCGGTGGTGAACAACAACAAGCAGACGCCACGTCCGTCCACGACGCAGACGCTGCCCAACACCAACCGGCCCAACCCGTCGGCGCCGCCGACCGGCACGCCCGTGGTCGTCACCGGCCTTGCCGGGCAACCGGTGGTGGGCTACCTGGTCACCGACGCCAACGGCAGCGAGGCCGCGGACTGCGGTGCGCGGTGCCAGATCGCCAATGGCATCTTCAGCCTTGGCGAATACGCGTTCAACGCGGGCGCGGACGTCGTCGGGGTCGGGGTCAACGCGCTGGAGTGCACCGTCGGCCTGCTGGAGAACAGCCAGCCGTGCAAGGACAACATCAACAGCGTCGTCGGCACGGTTGACTACGCGCTGAGCGACCCACTCGGATACGGCGGCAGCGTCCTCGACGGGGCGACCAAGGACGTTCGCGACAAGTGGAACAGCGGCAACTACGGCGGCGCCGTCGGCGCGTCGCTGGGCATGTTGGGCGATCTGCTGCTCGGCAGCCACGGCGCGGGCAACGCGCGGCACCTCGACGCGCCGAGTTGCAAGCCGGGCAAGAGCTTCATCCCGGGCACCGGGGTCCTCATGGCCGACGGCACCACCAAGCGCATCGAGGACATTCGGCCCGGCGACAAGGTGGCCGCCGCCGACCCGGAGACCGGTGAACGCGGCGCCCGGGAGGTCACCGCGACCCGGGTCGACAGCGACCTGAAGCGGCTCGTGCGGATCACCGTCGACGGCGGCGCGGTCGTCACCGCAACCGACGGCCACCCGTTCTGGTCACCCGGCCGGAGCGAGTGGGTCCGCGCCGACGAGTTGCGTCCGGGCGACGACCTGTTGACGTCGGATGGGCGCCAGGTGCTGGTCTTCGGCACCCAGTTGAGGTACCAGAACGCCACGGTGCACAACTTCACCGTCGCCGACCTGCACACCTACCACGTGCTCGCGGGCGACACCCCGGTCCTCGTGCACAACTCCGGGTGCGAGGAACTCGACGGCCAACGAGAATACGATGTGTTCGACCCGGACACCGGCAACAAGATCACCGACATCGATCACTTCGACGGCGGTGTCCTTTGGGAGGAGAAGAGCGCGTTCTACGCCGACGATTCCTGGATGGTGAAGCAGGTCGACGTGAAGCTCGCCAACTACCTCAAGGCCCGCGAGCACGTGCCCGGATACGAGAACGCGCCCATCGGGTTCCGGTTCACCAGCTCGCAGATGGACCCGAGGTTCCGTTCGGCGCTGGAGGCACACTTCGACGCGCTGCGGACGGCCTACCCGGATCTGGACCTCAGATTGGAGTTCACCGGGTGA